Below is a window of Coffea eugenioides isolate CCC68of unplaced genomic scaffold, Ceug_1.0 ScVebR1_345;HRSCAF=1005, whole genome shotgun sequence DNA.
GGATTCCATCAACATTTTCACTTAGGTGGaacaatttttgaaatttaagaATTAAAGTATTCCATTTCAAAGTTCAGATACCAAAGTGAGATAATGCATAAAATTTGCGGACAAAGCAAAGTTAGCCCTTTAGTTATCAATAGTTATGCAATAAGTATAGGACAAATTATTGAGCCGATCAATACGCATGTATTTTGCGTTAAATTTTTTATCGGGTCAATTTGAAATCCTCGGAGCTCCGCATGTTTCATGAGTGAGAAACGTGGTTGTTTCTTAACCTTCGATGCATGAATAATCAAATCATGACTGCAAACTTCACCAACCATTAGGTAAGACCGCACTTACTCCCGGTCCGGTCCAGTGTTGGACAATTCGTCGACTTTTGCAAACAAAGTCTTCGGTCTAGTCTTGGAAAGTTGTAGGTCCCAGATTAATTCAAGCTACATGGCGTAGAGTCATATGGCTTTGATTAAGGCTTTTAAGACAATTAACGTTTGCTTGACGCACGTTGGAAACTAAGAAAACTTCTTGTCGTATCTCGTGTGTGAGACATTACAACGCTAGATAATAAGATAAATAGGCTACAAAATTGAGAAGGATTTGGCAATTGGCATCCAAGTCTTTAGTCATGTCATCCAAACTAGTAACAGCTATCTTAGCCAATTTTCTAGTAGTTCACATAGGAGCTGGTGCAGCAGCTCCTGACGATTTTGGGTTCATCTATCAAGgatttcaatcatcaaatctaaGCCTGGATGGATTAGCCACGGTCACCAAAAATGGCCTCCTAAGGATAACCAACACCACCAAATTACAAACGGGGCACGCCTTCTATCCTAATCCCCTCAAATTCAAGACAAAATCTAATAGTTCAGCTTTCTCCTTTTCCACCCAATTTGTGTTTGCTATCCTGGCTGAAGTACCAGGCATGCCTGGTCCGGGAATGGCTTTCGTGATTGCGCCAACAAGAGGCCTTGCAGAAGGGCCCTCCACTCGTTTCCTCGGCCTCTTCAACACAAGCACCGATGGAAATCGAACAAATCACGTTTTTGCGGTGGAGCTTGACACTATCCAAAACCCAGATTTTGAAGATATCAATGACAACCATGTTGGTATTGATATTAACTCTATGACGTCCAAGGTATCCCAGCCAGCAAGTTACCAGGCTAATAACAAGAATTTATTTGACAACTTAACTCTTAGCAGCGGTCAAGATATGCAACTTTGGGTCGAATACGACGGGGTGGCGAGGAGAATCGATGTTAAATTAGCTCCAGTAGCGGCATCTAAACCACATACTCCTCTTTTGTCTTTGACATATGATCTTTCGCCAATTTTTCAGCAGAGCATGTATGTTGGCTTTTCTGCAGCCACTAGTCCACGCGACATAGGATCATCTCATTTTATACTTGGATGGAGCTTCAGGACGAATGGCGTTGCGCAGGCTCTTGATCTCTCTCGGCTCCCCAAGCTACCTCGGTTTGGACATAAGAAAGTATCTGAATTTTTCACTGTGGGATTGCCCCCgatttgcatgcttttcttgtTAATACTAATATCCGGAGTAGCTTATTATCTAAGGAGGAAGTGGAAGTTTGCAGAAGTGCTGGAAGAATGGGAGCTTGCTTATGGGCCTCACAGGTTCAAGTATAAAGATTTATACATTGCCACCAAGGGGTTCAGAGAAAAGGAGATGTTGGGGGAAGGCGGATTTGGAAGGGTCTACAAAGGCGTTCTGCCAACAAGCAAGGTTGAGGTTGCTATCAAGAAGGTCTCTCATCAAGCAAGACAGGGAATGAGAGAATTTATTGCAGAAGTCGTCAGTATTGGTCGCTTACGCCATAGAAATTTAGTACCACTCTTGGGTTATTGTCGGCGTAAAGGAGAGTTACTTTTGGTATACGAGTTCATGTCCAATGGTAGTCTAGACAAGTTTTTGTACAACCAACCCAAGTATATCCTCAGCTGGAGCCAAAGATTGCGAGTCATCAAAGGTGTAGCATCCGGATTATTCTATCTACACGAAGAATGGGAGCAAGTAGTGATCCACCGAGATGTGAAAGCAAGTAATGTATTGTTAGATAGTGAACTGAATGGAAGATTAGGAGATTTCGGCCTGGCAAGGCTATACGATCATGGAACCCTCCCTCAATCCACCCATGTAGCGGGATCTCTTGGCTACCTTGCTCCTGAGCATAGCAGGACAGGGAGGGCCACAACAAGCACTGATGTATATGCTTTTGGGGCCTTTTTGCTGGAGGTTGCCTGCGGAAGAAGGCCAATAGAACCCCAAGCAGCACCAGAAGAGAAGGTCATTTTGGTTGATTGGGTATTTTCGTGCTGGAAAGCAGGCAATATTCTCCAGGCGGTTGATCAAAAGTTGGGTACTGAGTTTGTGAAAGAGGAAGCAGACTTGGTGTTGAAACTAGGCTTGTTATGCTCTCATTCAGAACCAAAGATTAGGCCGAGTATGAGGCAAATTCTGTTGTACTTGGAGGGATCAGTTGCCTTGCCAGATTTATCATCACTAGCCATGGGCGTTTCTGCTGTTGGTCTTGGCTTCGCCCACCCTGCTGGCTTTGAAAACATTTTATCGTCATTTGCTTTTTCCACAGAGAAACGTTTTTCACATTCTGTGGCAGACTCTACTCTCTCTGGTGGTCGGCAATTAAGATGCT
It encodes the following:
- the LOC113757942 gene encoding L-type lectin-domain containing receptor kinase IV.1-like — protein: MSSKLVTAILANFLVVHIGAGAAAPDDFGFIYQGFQSSNLSLDGLATVTKNGLLRITNTTKLQTGHAFYPNPLKFKTKSNSSAFSFSTQFVFAILAEVPGMPGPGMAFVIAPTRGLAEGPSTRFLGLFNTSTDGNRTNHVFAVELDTIQNPDFEDINDNHVGIDINSMTSKVSQPASYQANNKNLFDNLTLSSGQDMQLWVEYDGVARRIDVKLAPVAASKPHTPLLSLTYDLSPIFQQSMYVGFSAATSPRDIGSSHFILGWSFRTNGVAQALDLSRLPKLPRFGHKKVSEFFTVGLPPICMLFLLILISGVAYYLRRKWKFAEVLEEWELAYGPHRFKYKDLYIATKGFREKEMLGEGGFGRVYKGVLPTSKVEVAIKKVSHQARQGMREFIAEVVSIGRLRHRNLVPLLGYCRRKGELLLVYEFMSNGSLDKFLYNQPKYILSWSQRLRVIKGVASGLFYLHEEWEQVVIHRDVKASNVLLDSELNGRLGDFGLARLYDHGTLPQSTHVAGSLGYLAPEHSRTGRATTSTDVYAFGAFLLEVACGRRPIEPQAAPEEKVILVDWVFSCWKAGNILQAVDQKLGTEFVKEEADLVLKLGLLCSHSEPKIRPSMRQILLYLEGSVALPDLSSLAMGVSAVGLGFAHPAGFENILSSFAFSTEKRFSHSVADSTLSGGRQLRCSSF